One Hyphomicrobiales bacterium genomic window carries:
- a CDS encoding pilus assembly protein N-terminal domain-containing protein has product MNLNLNSTGRFSPSKCFGVAILAIGLMVTGFTGVDDASAKETINVTVDHAKVMRVSRPAATVIIGNPGIADATVQDSQTLVITGKSFGVTNMIILDKDGEPIADALLTVQGERVNAVTVYRRTDRETFSCSPNCERSLALGDNEDAFGSVRQQVQQRNGFANGDSAQ; this is encoded by the coding sequence ATGAATTTAAATTTAAACTCAACTGGCCGTTTTTCTCCTAGTAAATGTTTTGGCGTGGCTATTTTGGCAATCGGCCTTATGGTTACAGGATTTACTGGGGTTGATGATGCATCAGCCAAAGAAACAATTAACGTCACTGTTGATCATGCCAAAGTTATGCGGGTATCGCGACCAGCAGCGACTGTCATTATTGGCAATCCAGGCATTGCGGATGCAACTGTGCAAGACAGCCAGACTTTAGTGATCACGGGCAAAAGCTTTGGCGTGACAAATATGATTATTCTCGACAAAGACGGTGAGCCGATTGCTGATGCGCTTTTGACCGTGCAAGGTGAGCGCGTCAATGCTGTAACCGTTTATCGCCGTACAGATCGCGAAACTTTCAGCTGTTCGCCAAACTGCGAGCGCTCACTAGCGCTTGGCGACAATGAAGATGCGTTTGGCAGCGTTCGTCAGCAAGTCCAACAAAGAAATGGTTTTGCTAACGGCGACTCTGCACAATAA
- the nudC gene encoding NAD(+) diphosphatase, translating into MTYDYTLPTNDLSSLNGFSGNTLNRLGEQREILDISALHRDNRSRYYVLSEQRQLIKSTNPFDALFTRDEVLTLNGHPDEAYLLGCREDGTAEFALSVERQEAYPDQIEAVDLRTLTRAGILYGERLGAIAQARSLVLWHETYQYCSKCGTKTHVTQAAYARHCSVCEVNHFPRTDPVVIMLAVDGDSCLLGRSPSFPEKMVSCLAGFIEVGETAEEAVRRELFEESGIKTHRVRYHSSQPWPFPSSLMIGFYAEAISTDIKTDDELDMCRWFTREETASILTKEHEEGFWSPPQMAIAHQLMKGFVEGK; encoded by the coding sequence ATGACATATGACTATACCCTGCCGACTAACGACCTGAGCAGCCTGAACGGATTTTCTGGTAACACCCTCAATCGACTTGGTGAGCAGCGTGAAATATTAGATATATCTGCGCTGCATCGTGATAACCGCAGCCGTTATTATGTTTTAAGCGAACAACGCCAGCTGATAAAAAGCACCAATCCTTTCGACGCTTTGTTCACGCGTGATGAGGTCCTGACCTTAAATGGTCATCCTGATGAAGCATATCTTTTAGGGTGTCGTGAAGATGGTACAGCTGAATTTGCTTTGAGCGTTGAGCGCCAAGAAGCCTATCCAGACCAAATCGAAGCGGTTGATTTGCGCACTCTCACCCGCGCCGGTATTCTTTATGGCGAAAGATTGGGGGCAATCGCCCAAGCTCGATCCTTGGTTTTATGGCATGAAACGTATCAGTATTGCAGCAAATGTGGCACTAAGACCCATGTTACACAAGCCGCTTACGCGCGCCACTGCAGCGTTTGTGAGGTAAACCATTTCCCTCGCACTGATCCTGTTGTCATCATGCTTGCCGTTGATGGAGATAGCTGCCTTTTAGGACGCAGCCCATCCTTTCCAGAAAAGATGGTGTCCTGTCTCGCAGGCTTTATTGAAGTTGGTGAAACCGCAGAAGAAGCTGTGAGGCGCGAACTTTTTGAAGAATCCGGCATCAAAACCCATCGCGTTCGATATCATTCAAGTCAGCCATGGCCCTTCCCTTCATCCTTGATGATAGGGTTTTATGCAGAGGCGATATCAACTGACATCAAAACCGATGATGAACTTGACATGTGTCGTTGGTTTACGCGGGAAGAAACAGCAAGCATTTTGACAAAAGAACATGAAGAAGGATTTTGGTCGCCACCACAAATGGCCATTGCCCATCAGCTAATGAAAGGTTTTGTCGAGGGCAAATAA
- a CDS encoding TIGR02186 family protein, whose amino-acid sequence MAFAITILPFSATAQELITGLSNETIYITSDFNGSELLVFGTINNLQRLTKTQDKEGMISDYDIVVVIEGPTEEGVVRKKARTGGIWVNNDSVGFEMIPSSYLMMTSKPQDENALNESLSALKIGLNHTSFGNSENKTVSTAPQDFRTAVVRLKKADGLFWQGTGINFLGDNLFRARFKIPALIPVGNHTVKSYLFVEGELVSDSSHIVEITKTGFEQLMFDFSYDYGYLYGIFCVILAIVTGWLSSVIFRRS is encoded by the coding sequence ATGGCATTTGCAATCACTATCTTGCCATTTTCAGCGACCGCACAAGAGCTGATCACAGGTTTATCAAATGAAACGATTTATATTACATCCGACTTTAACGGTTCAGAACTCCTTGTATTCGGCACAATTAATAACCTCCAACGCTTGACTAAAACTCAAGATAAAGAAGGTATGATTAGTGACTACGATATTGTTGTCGTAATTGAAGGCCCCACTGAAGAAGGTGTCGTGCGAAAGAAAGCTCGCACAGGGGGCATATGGGTTAATAACGATAGCGTCGGCTTCGAAATGATCCCAAGTTCTTATTTGATGATGACGTCAAAACCCCAAGATGAAAACGCATTGAATGAATCATTGAGTGCACTCAAAATTGGATTGAATCATACATCTTTTGGTAATTCTGAAAACAAAACAGTTTCCACAGCACCGCAAGACTTTAGAACCGCGGTTGTCCGCTTGAAAAAGGCTGATGGTCTTTTTTGGCAAGGAACAGGGATTAACTTTCTAGGAGATAACTTATTCCGTGCTCGTTTCAAAATACCTGCGCTCATTCCGGTTGGCAATCACACGGTTAAAAGCTATCTTTTTGTTGAGGGTGAATTGGTTTCAGATTCCAGTCATATCGTTGAGATCACCAAAACTGGTTTTGAGCAGTTAATGTTCGATTTCTCATATGATTATGGCTATCTCTATGGCATATTCTGCGTGATACTTGCCATAGTCACTGGTTGGCTATCGAGTGTGATTTTCAGACGTAGCTAA